GATTTGAAGATTTTGTCAGAGTTGGAAgcatgaaaaaaattgcaaaaccAGTATTACCATACAGGTTAGTACTATATAAAATGTGTTACTTTTCCTAGTAATTTTCACAAGCAAGTGATGTTTATTATGTattaatgtacaatgtatttcatATACTAAATTTATAGTGTGCATGCTACTGGGACAGAGAGCCAGGAGCTGAAAGACTTGCAGGAAATGCTGAGAAGTGGAGACCTCAGTCAGTCGGAAAAACAGTGAGCAAttatctctctcttttttttttcttcagggaAGCCACCAAAACATGGAGGTTTTAATtgcagaaaattgaaaaatataccagatttcttatttcctaCCTATATATTGTAAACCAAATCTTTATCCAAAACCCAGTAACAACCTTAACTAATCACCATGAACTAATTAAAGCTCAATCCAAAATGTTATACTACCTAGATTTGTTATTATACACTACATCTAACTGGAAATGTACTAGTAGGCAACCTTAACTAAAGTCattatatacactgtacatgcaCCCAAGCTCATTCCAATAAGCTGCACTTaaacttgatacatgtatctccaTGTTATGACACCAAAtgatatatcagtggatatgcACATAAAATTGTCAGGTATTTGTATTAAACATGGTTACtgttgttaatacatgtatcagcaaaGCAAAGCAGGGGTTGTTTCTGttgatttatattaatttggATAAAGAACATCTTGTCAAAAAGTGGTCATATCAAAAACTGAATAAGATAAAATGCTTATCACTacttatataccggtataccttttattcttttttcagcAATGTGCGACAAAGTATAGAGAAACATAAATTGGGAGAAAATAAAAAGGTTTGTAAGAAGTCTTGATACATTTCTTCATTTTATAACACCACTCTCCTTAATGGTTTTTCAGTTCAACCAATCTTtgattaggtttttttttacagtgaagCTTTGATATCTGGAACATCAGCATATCAAGTACCATGAATATGTTGAAATAtcagtaatttttttatgtattttaacttCAGATTCTATATCTTGAGTCTATGAATGTTTTGAAGTTTCTTCTTTGTTCCATTGAGTTTGAGATAACATGATATACACAATACTGAGTCTTTACTACACTTGTCTAAAAAAGGTGTTTGTGCTGTTTGATATcttgaaatattgttatttcaGAAGCTTGGCAGTGTGCCGGTGGTCGGGGTGACCTGTGCTTCCTGTGGGGCCCCTAGTCTCAAAGACCTCAAGTTTCCTGTGAGTATAGCATCCAGCCACGtagatatttttacatagaGATAATACATACCATTTTCCACATTATACCCTGTATCAGCCCGAGACACCAATATCAGCCAGAGGGCTCATATTGgtaattttgtctttttttccaTAATTCTGAAGGAGAAAAAtcagaggagttccgcaagggTGCTGTATGGATCTGTACGTATCAGCCCTGCAGAATTCGTATCAGCCGTGGAGGCTGATACGAGCATTATAAAGTTAGCTGTATCACATATGCAGAAaccctgtatttattactagatatgtaataaatgtaaatattgaacaCTCATGTACAAGGTAGAGGTATAATTCAGAAATGTCACTTTTGTTAGGTGGTTATATTGGATGAATGCAGTCAGATGACAGAGCCAGCATCACTATTACCTGTGTCAAAGTTTGCCTGTGAAAAACTGGTGCTAGTAGGCGATCCTAAGGTAAGTTAAACATAAGCTCTTTTACAAGTAGCTAAATTAAAATAGTGCTTGCATgattacagttaaaaaaaaacataagaataaatatttcatatatatcattatacacTCCACAGCAATTAGATCCGACGATCCAAGGATCAGAGGCGTGTCACACAGAGGGACTGGAGCAAACCATGTTTGACAGACTGATCAAAATGGTATGGGCACCAACAGGGCaatcataattatacatatatctggTAGAACTGTTGAATCATTAAATACACTAGGGCCTGTGTTTTCATGGAGACATAATTTCATTGGTTACTCTTAAGGCGAGGAAAATGATTCTGGAATGTATAAATGTTATAACATTGAATTACTTTCATaaagttttagaattttcaaattttacaatacatgtatttaaccaaaaaaatagcttttaaaaaatatttggagaggtaaaaattgtagcaggatttgaactcatgacttacagatttgtaGTATACcgtctaacccactgtgctcgCTGTAAGGtgacaatattgggaaagaaactacttatatgaTTACACTTcgttttcttgtttattttgataaataatatgtcacaatatggaagtgtcccatacaaCCTGAAGTCCACAACAATGAGGATTCCACAGCATGTGATTAAAGACACCCCTGTTATCCTTGACCTTTTCAAATTGTTCAAGTCTGACGTCTGACAGCATTATGATAAAAGGATAAAAACAAGAAGATTTACCATTGtccatacatgtacctaaccacCAGAAGTACTAAATATTACATGGACATGAATTTAACTTTGCAAGAAAATATTGATATCTGTTACATGTAGTTGAGTATAATGTTAACTGTTGAGATGTTCTTGTCTCCAGGGTCACATCCCCACCATGCTGAGAACACAGTACCGCTGCCACCCCGTCATCAGTGACCTTGCCAACAGTTTATTTTACCAAGGCCAGCTACTGGATGGGATTCAAGGAGCCGACAGGGAACCTGTGCTGGTAAAAACTCATCACATTCCTGTATACCTACATGCAGATAAAACACCACAATTCTATACCTTTGTTGCTGCAGACAACACTTTACAACACTGTATCTTTTGTTGCTTTAGACTGTGTACCAGCACAAGTTTATCCTGAATTTTGTttggtttattatttttcagGATATTCTGCCAACCCTTTGTTTTTATGATGTATCTAATGGACAAGAAAGTAGTGATTCTAGTGGCAGTTTCTCTAATGAGAAAGAGGCAGACTTTGTATCATTTCTGATAGAAGTCTTACTCAATGCAGGGGTGGATGCAGCTTCTATAGGAGTAATAACCCTCTATAAATCACAGATGTACAGCATTCTTGTCAAACTGGGCACAAGCAGGTAACTAGCCTCATTCATTTATTCTATCTATTACTGACAGTTAGGTTTCAAGTTCTGCTACTGTGAAAGTTTCTTGTAGTATTCAGCCAACACAACTGTTAAATccttattcaaattatgaagGCCCAGAAGGCTGGTGCTCATCGCGAGCTAAGCCCCCTGGATAAAACAGCAGTCCATTAACTCCCAGCATATGCTGATTCCCAATTTCAGCTGGTTGCACTGACACAATGTAGGTAGAGTACCTTGTCTAAGGGTACAACACACATCAAGAAACTACAGCGGGGCTTGAACCAGTGTCCTTTGGGTTTCTGGCCTAACACCAatgaccactgagccatgtgCTCCACACATTTTCACATAAATAACTAACACATGTATTATACATCTCTTTCCAACAGAAATTGCAGTCAGAAGGACACAAAGTCAGTACTAGTGTCTACAGTGGACGCCTTCCAGGGAGGAGAGAGGGACATCATTATACTGTCTTGTGTACGGACAAATAACACAGGCTTCATAGACAACCACAAGTAAGCAAAGTGTTTAATGATTGGGATCATCAAAGATGTACATGAAAACCCAGGGTGCATgtaccatacatgtatgttgtaatcCACCACACATGACAAGCCTCACAATCATATACTATGTAATGTTTGCAAGGCCAACTACTGTTACATGTGCATGTTTACCCAGAAAGCACACATCTAAGTACACTAGAAGTTAAACTATACCCCCCTAATAATTTGATTTTGCATGTTACTACCGGTATTGGATAGCATTGTATCAATTTGATTGGCTATGTTTGCCTTCgctacaacaacaacaataggtaatttattacatgtacaatcatacaattaattaattgttatttacaaaacttacaacaacaaaatgaaGTTTGAAAGTAAATCAATGCAAAACTTTATCAAATTTACATAAGCTAACGGTATGTAACATGTCCTTTCTTATTTGCATTTCATTCATCTGATTATTAACTATTTATGTGCTCTTCTCTGTATTAACCAGGCGAACTAATGTTGCATTGACCAGAGCCAGGCACCACTTGTTTATTGTTGGGAATATGCGCAATCTAGAGAAAAACCAGCTGTGGGGGAAAGTCATTGCTATGTGTAAAGGTTAGTCAATGTTGTGCAGGAGATAGTCTGTAATTGTGAGTTATTGAAACACTGCTGGAATGACATGTACCTGGTATCTACCAATGAAAATTAAgtgttacattgtatattaaaaactggtaattcaaatacatagtACTTGTACTTGAGAACTTGATGTAAAACATTGTGCAGAAATCTATATTCCCctttaattgaataaataaacaagttgagatcaaattagggaagaaaaaaaatggttgtATCAGTGCATCAGCGACTCGAACTTCTTTACCTTTATATAAAAGGTCTCCGTGGAGCCTCTAAGCCAAGGAGTTTGTTGATTACCTGGGCATAATATAAACACTACAAGacttattaaatttgtctatataaaaggcagaattatggtacaaataaaaaaattctggatatAAATTAAGAGTTATTGAACATTGCTTGGGAGTGAGGATCAGAGATCGTTAAATGACAATTCTAAGAGATTAATTAATCCTTCTAATATACATACCAAAAGTCACTATCATATACCAAAGAATTATCATTTGTGACATGATTTGAGTATTTAAGATAGTCATTCTGTTGAAAGAAGTCTGATAATATTAATTCTGTGATGTGACTGATTCTTGTAGCTCGCACTGATGGTGTTCAGAGCTCAGAGGCAGCACAGCACACACTGTGTTCTCTCAATGACCTAGTCTCTCAGGAATCTGCCTTCAGTCCAAGAAGTAGGTCACCCAAGGCAGGGAAAAAGGGGAAACGAAAACGACAGGAGGAGGAGGGGGATAGCCCTCCGATGTCATTGTCTGGACAGTCAGGTACAATGAAGGGCAGCCACAAAACTAGCTTaggaaaggactatgtgcggtattagGCATTTCTTGccccaaaattaaaattatataataagcTTTAAAATTAAGGTTAAAGATAGTTAAGTCATACTGAAAGTATATGTGGAAAAGGTTATCACAACAGTGGCGCCATAATGTACATTGTagacataggcgtcggaagcaaattgaaagtgggggggctagacctatcctcagaaatattgagaaaaaagtaattcccaaattcatgaaattcctaatccggggggggggggggggggggggggctagtatgcttctaaATCTAACCTCtcaatttaggaacaataatcaatatcatgctatgtttctaatggttaggaataactttgcaaaaaaagtggggggggctaagcccccccggttccgacgcctatggtaGAAATGACATTATGAAGATCGTCTTTCGACCTTGTTGTCagcgggcaaatttaagactgggcaaataCCAATGTTCCAAGTTATCTATTTAGTACACAATCATGTCTGGGCAAATGTAAGATGGGGCGAAATCATTTGCAAGTGCAGAAGGGCGAAAATAtcatggggcaaaaataaccctgtatacagtagtcCTTTAAAGACGGAAATgagagtgaatttttttttatttttagttgaACATGAAATGATTCGATCTAAACAATGAATGCGTAAATATTTCAGTTTCCAACCAATGTTTAGTAGTGCTCAACTTTGTAAGATAcacctttaatttgatttagGAACACCGATTGACAACAGTCCAGTCACATCAAGCTTCAAAGAGACGACCCCTGTAAAACAGTCAAAGAGGCGGCGTGAATTCCCTCAGATAGATGTCACACAGCTCGATAGCGACAAAGAAAATGCAAAAGAAGACAGCGAGGATGAAGAGCTACCAGCGTTTAACCTTTGATTCACATGGAATCAGAACTTGAACCTAGAGCATGTGATACGAATCTGTACtgctttatatttttaactattCACATTACAAGAATTCTTTTTCAtcaaacttgttaaaaactaatGGATGGGTGTTATAGATATGAAAGCATATCTATCAAATACAGTGTGACAGAATggaatatttacatgtatcattaatttGTGATACTCTTCTTTAATGTTAATCTTaagtttcaaaatatataaagtttgaaaaatattatgagTTGGCTTTTAATTAGATTATTGCTGCATAGATGTAATGTACTATAGTGCCATACATGTCAAAACCTAAATACTGCACACAAAAATCTGCAGTAATTTGTGccaaatttttaatacatgtaccttaatatacatgtacttgcacaGATTTTTGATTTGTCACAGATATCCATTTCGAGTAAGACCAGGACTTTTTgcaaatttgcatttttttagaattatgtattttcttttttttaaatccaaatcATACACATGCTACAATAACACACCTTTGAAAAACTACTAGTTTGTTGTATTTGCAAATGTCAAGGAAATAGTGCCTccttgtttatatttatataccaGTATTTCTCTTTAAAACGATTCTgtagtttttaacatttttattgtttttcatgttaaaaacaCGGACatgtttaaattgaattcattgtATTTCTTACAAGATATGcatgtacaaaaaataattaatgaattgtTGATGTTCAAAACTAAAGATAATTAATTCCTCATACAATTAAAAAGTGAAATACAAgtaaatctacaatttttaaaGTCAGTTTGCTTGACAATACAAACATACTACAACCTGAGTCTGAATCtttcacaaaatgtttacttGAACATCCACTTCTAATTGacacataaaaatacaaaaatcacgcgatagcaaattaaatatttaaagggAACACATTACActtaatggtacatgtaaataaggcATGTTTGGAATATCTTGATAGTATCTAAATTGAATCAACttacgaaaaaaaaacctttaaaactTAATGTACACGTAGCTGACAGGATTTTGTGCAGGGACTTTTGAGTAAGCTTTTAACTTGCTAAATACTCAGGTTAAAAAATCTAGTGTCAATGATGTTTCTGCAACTTGCTCTTTTTTtatgtttctaaaaaaaattatacctcAGCTTTTTATGTTCTTAAGCTTCTGATTCAGGTATCATATTTgcaaaaattttaactttatttttgaaaaaagataatacatgtatgaaataataaaatatataaactcTCATGTTGACACCCTAAAATGAAGAGCAATCTTCAAAGTAATGGGTTAACAAAACCAAATTAAAGGACTATACATCATAAATGGCTTGTTATATACTTATTTAACTTGACGTGATAACTTAATAACACAATACATTGTatctttcaattaatttttatccCTATCAATCTGGTGCAATCAGAGCAATCAACTAAGATGTATTATTCCAAGACAGTTACTATACCCACAAAAATTTTTGCTTGTTCAAAGTTATGTTTTGATTCTCAGATAAACGAACATTTTACATtcttacattttacatttaattaacATTCTACCAGCACGAGGGAAATATCCTActataaaatggaaaaaatgcaCTTTCGTGCATGAAGTATGTAACTGAATGTTTGTGTTTTAAGTGATGCAAAAGGTAAACAACTTCAACTGTACAGAATCAAATTATTAAATGAAGTTACAAATTCAAAGTGCACttacaaaattttcattcatcaATTGCAGTACCAAAATGGATACCTTGTTTTCCTctaatataaaataatgttcAAGAGATGAAGTAGTAGTTTTCCTCTTTAATATTTGcacatatataatacatgtatgttgtaatctattttaaaattgaaataaaatccaATAGGTTAAAAGTAAAGTTACAACAGTTTGATactgtttacatgtaatattgacaTCAATTTTCTTGAATATCCAGATGgagcttgaatttataaactCTGAACAATTtatccaaataaaattttatacctGATCTACTTGCAAAGTCTGAAAGCTAAAGCAGCTAGCTTTATAAACCAATGCTTATAGGAATCTAACAAACTATCtgcataataataataataataatgattttttagtTCATGTAAAAGGTGTCCTACCTAGTAATTCTTTGTAAATACCGTAAATATTGTAGGAAATCAGCATTTTGCATCTCTTGCTTATCcactttttcacaaaaaaagtttcattttttccattttctaaGGATTCACTTACAACCTTATCTCAAGAGTCCTCTAACTATTCATCATTTCAAACATTACACTAACAACATATAAAATGCCTTCATGTACCAAAACTCTTAATGTACATCAGCAACTAAGTCTTGATGAAATCATTCAACATCTAAACTCAATATCTAAGCACCTTAAAAAAGAACACGATCATAAATGATGTCGAATAtctcaataaaaaaatcaatgaaaatgtccaaaatattttgaaattgtaagcaataaaacaaatatccaTTAATTAACAATCTATTTTTTATAGCTTCACAATTCATGTAGCTTCACAATTCAATATACAGGATATTTTTCGCCCCATACAAGTTTTGCCCATCAGAATTGTAAAAAATTCCACTTTGTAACTTTGGTTTAAATTTGCtcaaacttgttttaaaattaaagagtTTTTAATTAgacttatttttaatttaaccacTAGTCAATAAGTCTTTAGAGCAAAAAATTCAATGGGGGTaaaaatttccctttttaaaattagaattttatttcCTGAAAAGCCCAATCATATTGAATTCTCTGCACCTAAGCAGTTTACTCCTGTTTTTTAACCAACCAAATCCCAGTTTAGATGGTTGTGGCCGATCAATTCTGACACCCTGCATTCGTAGAACAATCAGGGCCGTTTCTGTAATGTCCTTACATTCACGCACCTCTAACACTCTCAGATTTCTGCTGCGTTCAGCAAGACTCCTATAGAATATAAAAACTGAAGTATTAAgcaaatgctttaaaaaatcagaactTTAAGGTGTCAGAGGGGTCTATATTTGCACATTGAGTCTCCTGGATCGATGTCGGAGCCCTGCTAGTCCTCGGGGAGGCTGGGGTGGACGGACATCAATTTTCACTCCTCTGTTTCTGAGTTTATACAGACTGTTTTCAGTAATATCTCTACATTCACGAGCCTCTAAAGCTTTCAGATTTGTGGCATATTCTGCTAGAATCCTATAgaatataaaaactttaaaattactcTTCACACTGATAGCCAGCTGCTGTTAGTGTATTGAAAATGTACTTGCCTGATGGAGTCATCAGAAAGCCGCCAACACCCTCTGATGTTTAGATGTCGTATTGAAGTGGCTTCTCTGGCCAAAATTGACATGGCATAATCGGTGAGTCCGTAGATTTTGGCCATGGACAGATATTGCAACCTGAATTTAAACAACCCAAATACAATGTACTGCATTATATCTCATTTCGTTTTTAAAGTCATACACTTTAAATCAGAAACAAAGTATGAATGTCCCTACTTCTTGCACTGCATGGCAAGAAGTGTGATGGCCTCGTCAGTGATTCCCCAGCATCCTGTTAGGTCCAGGCTCTCTATGTTGACACAATGAAAGGCGAGAACTGTCAGTCCCTCCACACTGACCCAATGACAGTCGGTCAAACAGACCGTTCTGACGTTCTTACAATTAACTCCTAACACCTGGAGAGAGCTGTTGGTTACAAAGGAACAGTTGGAGATGTCCAGTCGCTGcagcttttgattttgtttcaggACAGGAATCAGTACAGGGTCAGTAAGCCAGTCCTTGGAGTTCCTCAGCACTAGATCATGGAGACCTGTGTTGTTTTTTGTCATTAAGGACAGTGCCCCTGCCGTCATTTTGTTTGCAATGCGACATGTGTTCACAGTCCTACTGATGCTAAAATAAAGCGTCATCATCTCCAGGCACTGTTTGGAGACTCTCCTCATTTGGAACTTGGTTTGAAGAGGAAGACAAGGCATGATGTACTTGAAAATCACATCCTCCCAAGGAATATCTAGAAATGTCAGCTCCTCTTCCTCATGCTTCTCCCTGACATAAGTTCAAATATGAGATTTAGATTTAAtcttaaaacatgtataataaatcaatctattatatatactagtatcacaTTATTTCAATGACAGTAATGTTTTAGTTTCTAATTAATAAAGAATGGTGTACTTGCTACATGGTCCAAAGTAAATTATAGCTCAATTTTGGTAGATAAATTATCAAGAATTAATGGGTCAATGTTTTATTCTATGCAACCGATCagataaaatatcattattggTGGATATATAAAGTACATTAACAGAATTCCCACTTTCCATCATGGCATGCAACTCTGATGCAACAACCCATAGAGGTCCAATATAACAAAATCAGAAGAAAGCATCAGAGGGGTCAAAAATTAGGCCTAGCCAGAAACTACACTTGAGAAGTACTTACGATGCATCATCTGTGTCCTCGCTCACTTCATTAGTTGATGCTGCCTCTTCCATATTAATGCTCAATTAATACAAAAAACCAAGCCTGCGCCAggtattttaaatgtttgtcaTCTCATCTTGACGTTCTTTTTGGTGAcctaaaatgaaaatgtactttcttttcaagttttcttttaaatcagtAGTTTGTCTGACTAacatttttttacagttttgataCAGGTATATAT
This portion of the Magallana gigas chromosome 7, xbMagGiga1.1, whole genome shotgun sequence genome encodes:
- the LOC105340420 gene encoding F-box/LRR-repeat protein 15 isoform X1, producing the protein MEEAASTNEVSEDTDDASEKHEEEELTFLDIPWEDVIFKYIMPCLPLQTKFQMRRVSKQCLEMMTLYFSISRTVNTCRIANKMTAGALSLMTKNNTGLHDLVLRNSKDWLTDPVLIPVLKQNQKLQRLDISNCSFVTNSSLQVLGVNCKNVRTVCLTDCHWVSVEGLTVLAFHCVNIESLDLTGCWGITDEAITLLAMQCKKLQYLSMAKIYGLTDYAMSILAREATSIRHLNIRGCWRLSDDSIRSLAERSRNLRVLEVRECKDITETALIVLRMQGVRIDRPQPSKLGFGWLKNRSKLLRCREFNMIGLFRK
- the LOC105340420 gene encoding F-box/LRR-repeat protein 15 isoform X2; protein product: MEEAASTNEVSEDTDDASEKHEEEELTFLDIPWEDVIFKYIMPCLPLQTKFQMRRVSKQCLEMMTLYFSISRTVNTCRIANKMTAGALSLMTKNNTGLHDLVLRNSKDWLTDPVLIPVLKQNQKLQRLDISNCSFVTNSSLQVLGVNCKNVRTVCLTDCHWVSVEGLTVLAFHCVNIESLDLTGCWGITDEAITLLAMQCKKLQYLSMAKIYGLTDYAMSILAREATSIRHLNIRGCWRLSDDSIRILAEYATNLKALEARECRDITENSLYKLRNRGVKIDVRPPQPPRGLAGLRHRSRRLNVQI